From the Helicobacter mustelae genome, the window TGGCATATTTTTTGCTTCATTTGCACAAAACCAAAAGGCTTATGATGCAAATCAAAAACACCCTCTTCAAAATTTTTACCAAAAAATACCACTTCAAGAAACCAAGAAATTTTTTTGATATAGAGGGTTTGGATGGAGATATCTTCACCCCCTCCATGGCATATCAAAAAATCCAAAATCTCCAACCCAAAGAAGAGTATTTTAAAGATAAGGATTCTTTCTTGCATTTTACTAATAGACTAGAATCTGACAATCTCATCGATGGCAACGAAAAAATCGCCCTACACTTTCTTGCCCAAAAATCCCCCCATCTAGACATGCAATCCTTTGATAGTCTCTCAAAACACAGTCAAATCAATCAAAAGATGCAAAAAATCCTGGAAAGCTCCATCCGCAAGCTCGCCATGATCGAATACATCACTTCACATTCCGCGCAGGGATGAGCTGATAGGAGAGTGCATACTCTCTCCCCACCTGCCCGATATTCTCTAGCCCAAATTCAAAATTCTCTCTTTGCAGCTCCTCTGCACAAAACAACTCCTTAGCCTCTAGCAGCAGAGTTTTGGAAAATTTCCCAATTTCTAGCAAATCATAAAAATCACACATAAAAGCCAGCCTCACACCCTGCACGATGGGCGGATAACCCTCAATCACGGCCTGCATGGGAATACCCAAAAGAGCCGCTTCGCTAATATTTGCATCCAACTCCCTAGCGCTTTTGTGCATCGCGCCAAGATGAATACCCTCACAGATGCAAATGGTAGCCCTTTTGCTTTGGAGGATATTTCTAAGGCTG encodes:
- a CDS encoding flavin reductase family protein, with the protein product MQIKLEQISSLAKLRILDNAITPRPIAWIVSVSEEGVVNLAPFSFFAPVSSEPIVFSICFYSKSNGDPKDSLRNILQSKRATICICEGIHLGAMHKSARELDANISEAALLGIPMQAVIEGYPPIVQGVRLAFMCDFYDLLEIGKFSKTLLLEAKELFCAEELQRENFEFGLENIGQVGREYALSYQLIPARNVK